A DNA window from Actinomadura coerulea contains the following coding sequences:
- a CDS encoding ferric reductase-like transmembrane domain-containing protein, which produces MTTTRYDIMRPAPRVRRPSWRVPHWWPQVLIYAGAVAVLALWWRTTDSITGLDGWLTEAGRVTGLLAGYGCAVLLALMARVPALERGVGTDRLARWHAMGGRYTVCLVLAHALLIIWGYAVTARTDVVHETATVVVDYPEMLKGTAGFLVLLGVGITSARAARRRMRYETWHYLHFATYLAIFLAFSHQLASGAQFAGSPWAKAAWYTLYIGVAVTLAWFRFLMPAVRGIRHGLRVTAVHAEAPGVVSVYMSGRHLDELRAEPGQFFRWRFLAPGFWWTANPYSLSEPPRGHRLRITVKEAGDHSRALARLRPGTRVWAEGPYGGFTGARPHHDRALLIAGGVGITPLRTLFETLPGDVALVYLARRPEDLALRGELDDIARVRGARVHYFVDEPSHYSLSLDGRALRDLVPDIRHRDVYLCGPPGMMAAAQGALKQAGVRRRHVRSESFEF; this is translated from the coding sequence ATGACGACGACCAGGTACGACATCATGCGGCCGGCCCCGAGGGTCAGGCGGCCGTCGTGGCGCGTCCCGCACTGGTGGCCGCAAGTGCTGATCTACGCCGGCGCGGTCGCGGTGCTGGCCCTGTGGTGGCGCACCACCGACTCGATCACCGGCCTGGACGGCTGGCTGACCGAGGCCGGGCGCGTCACCGGGCTGCTGGCGGGCTACGGCTGCGCCGTCCTGCTGGCCCTGATGGCCCGCGTGCCGGCGCTCGAACGGGGCGTGGGCACCGACCGGCTGGCCCGCTGGCACGCGATGGGCGGGCGGTACACCGTCTGCCTCGTGCTGGCGCACGCCCTACTGATCATCTGGGGGTACGCGGTGACGGCCCGCACCGACGTCGTCCACGAGACGGCGACGGTGGTCGTCGACTACCCCGAGATGCTCAAGGGCACGGCCGGGTTCCTGGTGCTCCTCGGCGTCGGGATCACGTCCGCGCGGGCGGCGCGGCGGCGGATGCGCTACGAGACCTGGCACTACCTGCACTTCGCGACCTACCTGGCCATCTTCCTGGCGTTCTCGCACCAGCTCGCCAGCGGCGCCCAGTTCGCCGGATCGCCCTGGGCGAAGGCGGCCTGGTACACCCTGTACATCGGCGTCGCCGTCACCCTCGCCTGGTTCCGGTTCCTGATGCCCGCCGTGCGCGGGATCCGGCACGGGCTGCGGGTCACCGCCGTCCACGCCGAGGCGCCCGGGGTCGTGTCGGTCTACATGAGCGGCCGCCACCTGGACGAGCTGCGCGCCGAGCCGGGCCAGTTCTTCCGCTGGCGGTTCCTCGCCCCGGGCTTCTGGTGGACGGCCAACCCCTACTCGCTGTCCGAGCCGCCCCGCGGGCACCGGCTCCGCATCACCGTCAAGGAGGCCGGGGACCACAGCCGGGCGCTGGCCCGGCTCCGCCCCGGGACGCGGGTCTGGGCCGAGGGGCCCTACGGCGGGTTCACCGGGGCGCGGCCGCACCACGACCGGGCCCTGCTGATCGCCGGCGGCGTCGGCATCACCCCGCTGCGGACGCTGTTCGAGACCCTGCCCGGCGACGTCGCCCTCGTCTATCTCGCCCGCCGGCCCGAGGACCTGGCCCTGCGCGGCGAACTGGACGACATCGCCCGCGTCCGGGGGGCGCGCGTCCACTACTTCGTCGACGAGCCGTCCCACTACTCCCTGTCGCTGGACGGCCGGGCGCTGCGCGACCTCGTCCCCGACATCCGGCACCGGGACGTCTACCTGTGCGGGCCTCCCGGCATGATGGCCGCCGCCCAGGGCGCGCTCAAGCAGGCCGGCGTGCGACGCCGCCACGTCCGATCCGAATCCTTCGAGTTCTGA
- a CDS encoding response regulator transcription factor — translation MTKDEPAVAGLRRADGTPVRVLVVDDEPDLAEVLSRVLASEGWAVRTAGDGAGALAAARDFRPDAVVLDVMLPDIDGLQVLRRLRAGSPDVCVLFLTAKDAVEDRIAGITAGGDDYVTKPFSLEEVLARLRGLLRRAGMARPADTGRLLTAGALTMDEDAREVTRDGEVVELTPTEFELLRFLMRNPRRVLSKAQILDRVWDYDFGGQAHVVELYISYLRKKIDAGRSPMIHTVRGVGYVLKPGTP, via the coding sequence ATGACAAAGGACGAACCCGCGGTGGCGGGCCTGCGGCGGGCCGACGGGACGCCCGTGCGGGTCCTCGTCGTCGACGACGAACCGGACCTGGCGGAGGTGCTGTCGCGCGTGCTGGCCTCGGAGGGCTGGGCGGTGCGGACGGCCGGGGACGGCGCGGGCGCGCTCGCCGCCGCGCGCGACTTCCGCCCCGACGCCGTCGTGCTGGACGTGATGCTCCCCGACATCGACGGCCTCCAGGTGCTGCGGCGGCTGCGCGCCGGCTCTCCCGACGTGTGCGTGCTGTTCCTGACCGCCAAGGACGCCGTCGAGGACCGCATCGCCGGCATCACCGCGGGCGGCGACGACTACGTGACCAAGCCGTTCAGCCTGGAGGAGGTGCTGGCGCGGCTGCGCGGGCTGCTGCGCCGGGCGGGCATGGCGCGGCCGGCAGACACGGGCCGGCTGCTCACCGCGGGCGCGCTGACCATGGACGAGGACGCCCGCGAGGTGACCCGCGACGGCGAGGTCGTGGAGCTGACCCCGACCGAGTTCGAGCTGCTGCGGTTCCTCATGCGCAACCCGCGCCGGGTCCTCAGCAAGGCCCAGATCCTCGACCGCGTCTGGGACTACGACTTCGGCGGGCAGGCCCACGTCGTCGAGCTGTACATCAGCTACCTGCGCAAGAAGATCGACGCCGGCCGGTCACCGATGATCCACACGGTGCGCGGCGTCGGGTACGTGCTGAAACCGGGGACCCCGTGA
- a CDS encoding sensor histidine kinase translates to MRGPRTLRARLTAGLLVLLALSCLAVGIATATALDRFLVGRLDEQLTASGGRFPASLEHERRHDADDRPDTRGQAPGTFGARLFGRTVTEAAVVRDSSDVPVPLDAADGRALAALPPDGRARSLDLSALEEYRVMALRGDDGDVLVTGLPLRPAEETLHRVILVEAIVFAAVLAAAGIAAAAWVGLALRPLRRVAATASRVTELPLASGEVAMPERVPDTDPRTEVGQVGAALNRMLGHVENALARRHASEERLRRFAADASHELRTPVAAIRGHAELALRTAEPVPAGVRHALGRIEAESVRMSELVDDLLLLARLDAGRPLETDRVDLTRIVLDATADARAAGPRHRWELVLPEEPVTVTGDARRLHQLVANLLANARAHTPPGTHVTVRLAVRADAVLLDVEDDGPGIPDGLREEIFQRFVRADQSRSRSAGGTGLGLAIVQAVAAAHGGRAELVEGEHTLFRVTLPH, encoded by the coding sequence GTGAGGGGCCCGCGGACGCTGCGGGCCCGGCTCACCGCCGGGCTGCTCGTCCTGCTGGCGCTGAGCTGCCTCGCCGTGGGCATCGCCACCGCGACGGCGCTCGACCGCTTCCTCGTGGGGCGGCTGGACGAGCAGCTGACCGCGTCCGGCGGGCGGTTCCCGGCGAGCCTGGAGCACGAGCGGCGCCATGACGCCGACGACCGTCCCGACACCCGAGGGCAGGCGCCGGGGACGTTCGGCGCGCGGCTGTTCGGCCGGACGGTGACGGAGGCCGCGGTCGTGCGCGACAGCTCCGACGTGCCCGTGCCGCTCGACGCCGCCGACGGGCGCGCCCTCGCCGCCCTCCCGCCCGACGGCCGGGCGCGGTCCCTCGACCTGTCGGCGCTGGAGGAGTACCGGGTGATGGCGCTGCGCGGCGACGACGGGGACGTCCTGGTCACCGGGCTGCCGCTGCGGCCCGCCGAGGAGACGCTGCACCGCGTCATCCTGGTGGAGGCGATCGTCTTCGCGGCCGTGCTCGCCGCCGCCGGGATCGCGGCGGCGGCCTGGGTCGGGCTGGCGCTGCGCCCGCTGCGGCGGGTCGCCGCGACCGCGTCCCGGGTCACCGAGCTGCCGCTGGCCAGCGGGGAGGTGGCGATGCCCGAGCGCGTCCCCGACACCGACCCCCGCACCGAGGTCGGGCAGGTCGGCGCCGCGCTGAACCGGATGCTCGGCCACGTCGAGAACGCGCTGGCCCGCCGGCACGCCAGCGAGGAGCGGCTCCGCCGGTTCGCCGCGGACGCGAGCCACGAGCTGCGCACCCCCGTCGCCGCGATCCGTGGCCACGCCGAGCTCGCCCTGCGCACGGCCGAGCCCGTTCCGGCGGGGGTGCGGCACGCCCTCGGGCGGATCGAGGCCGAGTCGGTCCGGATGTCCGAACTGGTCGACGACCTGCTCCTGCTCGCCCGCCTGGACGCCGGCCGCCCGCTGGAGACGGACCGGGTGGACCTGACCCGCATCGTGCTGGACGCCACCGCCGACGCCCGCGCCGCCGGCCCGCGGCACCGCTGGGAACTGGTGCTCCCGGAGGAACCGGTGACCGTCACGGGCGACGCCCGCCGCCTCCACCAGCTGGTCGCCAACCTGCTCGCCAACGCGCGCGCCCACACGCCCCCCGGCACCCACGTCACCGTGCGGCTCGCGGTCCGGGCGGACGCCGTCCTCCTCGACGTGGAGGACGACGGGCCCGGCATCCCGGACGGCCTGCGCGAGGAGATCTTCCAGCGGTTCGTCCGCGCCGACCAGAGCCGGTCCCGCAGCGCGGGCGGCACGGGCCTCGGACTGGCCATCGTCCAGGCGGTGGCCGCCGCCCACGGGGGCCGCGCCGAACTCGTCGAGGGCGAGCACACGCTGTTCCGCGTGACCCTGCCGCACTGA
- a CDS encoding class I tRNA ligase family protein — translation MDLNSPGRTLRIGGRPLPVVGPARMYVCGITPYDATHLGHARTFVWADVAARVMRHAGGEVRVCRNVTDVDDVLDQAAHRAGSPYDSFAAVQQFYFERDLEALGVHAVDHQPRAHNHVGEVVALAQGLLASGHAYVRGGAVHFRGGGVPRRAGLDAGRARALLAEYGDAPEDPGREDPFDVALWRPSRPGEPAWPSPWSAGRPGWHAECAAMAMTTFGPALDLHAGGVDLRFPHHAYEAAMAEALTGVRPFSRAWLHVGTVRRDGAKMAKSTGNLVLVSDLVQDHPASAVRFMLLAEPWAREWEYTPGALDRAAADLDRLLTAAGGGRSSPAAEAAVTGALLDDLDVRTALEVAEQEGGRTARLVARILALG, via the coding sequence GTGGACCTCAACTCGCCCGGCCGCACACTGCGGATCGGCGGCCGCCCCCTCCCGGTCGTCGGGCCCGCCCGCATGTACGTGTGCGGGATCACCCCGTACGACGCGACCCACCTCGGTCATGCCCGCACGTTCGTCTGGGCCGACGTCGCCGCCCGGGTCATGCGGCACGCCGGCGGCGAGGTGCGCGTGTGCCGGAACGTCACCGACGTCGACGACGTGCTGGACCAGGCGGCGCACCGCGCGGGCAGCCCGTACGACAGCTTCGCCGCCGTCCAGCAGTTCTACTTCGAACGCGACCTGGAGGCTCTCGGCGTCCACGCCGTCGACCACCAGCCCCGCGCGCACAACCATGTCGGAGAGGTCGTCGCGCTCGCCCAGGGCCTTCTCGCCTCCGGCCACGCCTACGTGCGGGGCGGCGCGGTCCACTTCCGCGGCGGCGGGGTCCCGCGGCGCGCCGGCCTCGACGCCGGGCGGGCACGCGCGCTCCTCGCCGAGTACGGCGACGCGCCCGAGGACCCCGGCAGGGAGGACCCGTTCGACGTCGCGCTCTGGCGGCCGTCGCGGCCGGGCGAGCCGGCCTGGCCGAGTCCCTGGAGCGCGGGGCGGCCCGGCTGGCACGCCGAGTGCGCCGCGATGGCGATGACGACCTTCGGCCCGGCGCTGGACCTGCACGCCGGCGGCGTCGACCTGCGGTTCCCCCACCACGCCTACGAGGCGGCCATGGCCGAGGCGCTGACCGGCGTGCGGCCGTTCTCCCGGGCCTGGCTGCACGTCGGGACGGTCCGCCGGGACGGCGCCAAGATGGCCAAGTCCACCGGCAACCTGGTGCTGGTCTCCGACCTGGTCCAGGACCATCCGGCCTCGGCCGTCCGGTTCATGCTCCTCGCCGAGCCCTGGGCGCGGGAGTGGGAGTACACCCCCGGCGCCCTCGACCGCGCCGCGGCGGACTTGGACCGCCTCCTCACGGCGGCGGGCGGCGGCCGCTCCTCCCCCGCGGCGGAGGCCGCCGTGACGGGGGCGCTCCTCGACGACCTCGACGTGCGGACGGCACTCGAGGTGGCGGAGCAGGAGGGCGGCCGGACCGCTCGCCTGGTGGCGCGGATCCTGGCCCTCGGCTGA
- a CDS encoding wax ester/triacylglycerol synthase domain-containing protein, which produces MNALDAGMFFAENDTTPLQIGTVTVFEGPAPGHAELVREIFARLRFAPRCRQRVRTVPLHLAHPVWTASRSPRRATAVIARVSSAGGGSPDAVARPPSSTPGAASGSG; this is translated from the coding sequence ATGAACGCGCTGGACGCCGGGATGTTCTTCGCCGAGAACGACACGACCCCGCTCCAGATCGGCACGGTGACCGTGTTCGAGGGCCCCGCGCCCGGCCACGCGGAGCTGGTGCGGGAGATCTTCGCCAGGCTCCGGTTCGCGCCCCGCTGCCGCCAGCGCGTCCGGACGGTCCCGCTCCACCTCGCGCACCCGGTCTGGACGGCGAGCCGGTCGCCGCGCAGGGCGACGGCGGTCATCGCCCGCGTCAGCTCGGCCGGCGGCGGCTCGCCGGACGCCGTGGCCAGGCCGCCGTCCAGTACGCCTGGAGCCGCATCCGGTTCCGGGTGA
- a CDS encoding universal stress protein, protein MADESGACEVVVGFDGSVHAMQALDWALDEAELRGSPLVLCHAWQWPYQGVAPELEEAGRRSLHEAAQHVLAHGAECARQRTAGVAVRPESQEGSAAERLTELSAGAELLVLGSRGLGRLARVPVGSVAAHVAMHARCPVIVVRGAGALPRPAEATPVVAVVDASPAAQSALSFAAREAELRQLPLKIVYPGAEGEEAPGAVLGRSSARDPVERAAAVVQERRPDVLTHPENPLAPPPEALREAAQEARLLVVGAAHPAFGSVAQWLLYNAVCPIAVVPPAR, encoded by the coding sequence ATGGCTGACGAGAGCGGCGCGTGCGAAGTGGTCGTCGGTTTCGACGGATCGGTCCACGCCATGCAGGCGCTGGACTGGGCGCTGGACGAGGCGGAGCTGCGCGGGTCGCCGCTGGTGCTGTGCCACGCGTGGCAGTGGCCCTACCAGGGGGTCGCCCCCGAGCTGGAGGAGGCGGGCCGGCGGTCGCTGCACGAGGCGGCGCAGCACGTGCTGGCCCACGGCGCCGAGTGCGCCCGGCAGCGCACGGCAGGGGTCGCGGTCAGGCCGGAGTCGCAGGAGGGATCGGCGGCGGAGCGGCTCACGGAGCTGTCGGCCGGCGCCGAGCTCCTGGTGCTCGGGTCCCGTGGGCTCGGACGGCTCGCGCGGGTGCCGGTCGGCTCGGTCGCCGCGCACGTCGCCATGCACGCGCGATGTCCGGTCATCGTGGTCAGGGGCGCCGGCGCGCTGCCCCGCCCGGCGGAGGCGACGCCGGTCGTGGCCGTGGTGGACGCCTCGCCGGCGGCTCAGAGCGCGCTCTCGTTCGCCGCGCGCGAGGCGGAGCTGCGGCAGCTGCCCCTGAAGATCGTCTATCCGGGAGCCGAGGGCGAGGAGGCGCCGGGTGCGGTGCTCGGGCGCTCCTCGGCCCGCGATCCGGTGGAGCGGGCCGCGGCGGTGGTACAGGAGCGGCGCCCGGACGTCCTGACGCATCCGGAGAACCCGCTCGCGCCTCCGCCCGAAGCGCTGCGGGAGGCCGCGCAGGAGGCGCGCCTCCTGGTGGTCGGGGCCGCGCATCCCGCGTTCGGCTCGGTCGCGCAGTGGCTGCTGTACAACGCGGTCTGCCCGATCGCCGTGGTGCCGCCCGCCCGATGA
- a CDS encoding universal stress protein: MNDEPITGVVVGYDGSTSGVQALEWAAAEARTRKLPLTVLHVWDVYVGGGPIAMPVVDLRTIAEDNLNNGVAHVRKAAPELSVRGVLARGQAAARLIEAGHGADMIVLGPRGLGGFVGLVLGSVGAQVAAHAPCPVVIVRGELVPPPEQVHGHVVVGVDGSPASREALALGFAEAGAHGWDVRAVVAWEAVPEKEVPPLVDEAGMRDAAAARMARLMIPARELHPDVKVQVDIVTGAPREVLLSAAEEARLLVVGSRGLGGFRGLLLGSVSHALVHHAPCPVAVVHAT, translated from the coding sequence ATGAACGATGAGCCGATCACCGGTGTGGTCGTTGGCTACGACGGCTCCACGAGCGGTGTGCAGGCCCTGGAATGGGCCGCCGCCGAGGCCCGCACCCGGAAGCTGCCCCTGACCGTCCTCCACGTGTGGGACGTCTACGTCGGGGGCGGCCCGATCGCGATGCCGGTCGTCGACCTGCGGACCATCGCGGAGGACAACCTCAACAACGGGGTCGCGCACGTCCGGAAGGCGGCGCCGGAACTGAGCGTGCGTGGGGTGCTGGCCCGGGGGCAGGCGGCCGCCCGGCTGATCGAGGCGGGGCACGGCGCCGACATGATCGTGCTCGGCCCGCGGGGGCTCGGCGGGTTCGTCGGGCTGGTGCTCGGCTCCGTCGGCGCGCAGGTGGCCGCGCACGCCCCCTGCCCGGTCGTGATCGTCCGGGGCGAGCTCGTCCCGCCGCCGGAGCAGGTGCACGGGCACGTCGTCGTGGGCGTGGACGGCTCGCCGGCGTCCCGCGAGGCGCTGGCGCTGGGCTTCGCCGAGGCCGGCGCGCACGGCTGGGACGTGCGCGCGGTGGTCGCCTGGGAGGCGGTGCCGGAGAAGGAGGTCCCCCCGCTGGTGGACGAGGCGGGGATGCGGGACGCGGCCGCGGCCAGGATGGCCCGGCTGATGATCCCGGCGCGCGAGCTCCACCCCGACGTGAAGGTCCAGGTCGACATCGTGACCGGGGCGCCGCGCGAGGTCCTGCTGAGCGCCGCGGAGGAGGCCCGCCTGCTGGTCGTCGGCTCGCGGGGCCTCGGAGGCTTCCGCGGCCTGCTGCTCGGCTCGGTCAGCCATGCCCTGGTTCACCACGCGCCCTGCCCGGTCGCGGTCGTGCACGCGACCTGA
- a CDS encoding MFS transporter, with amino-acid sequence MSARSVPPATRRWWALALIATAQFMVIMDTSIIGVALPRIQDDLDFSQESLSWVFNAYVVAFGGLLLLGGRLSDLFGARRLFSAGWVVLLAGSAVAGAAGTVAVELTGRALQGVGAALIAPAALTLLMMLFGSEPRELTKALSLYGAAAPAGGTAGVFLGGVITEYAAWPWVFYINIPIAVLALAAAPALMPGGGGGARGSVDVVGALSVTAGLGALVFAVVRAPEVGWSAPATWAVLAAGLVLLGAFLAVQASRRTPLMPLSIFRAPNLGAANLAQLLLGGAWIPMWFFLNLYLQRVLGYSAFPAGAALVPMTALIMLGMIVLAPRAIGRLGPKGAVVTGLLVLAAGMGWLALIRPDGNYWVDVLPASLVAALGMSLAFIPSLGTALSAARPEEGGLASGIVNTSYQVGSALGLAAMTAIAASFGADRVGDLPALTDGFSAAFTGAALVALAGAALAAVTLRTPRPERTPAPAPRSEHEKAPGH; translated from the coding sequence ATGTCCGCTCGTTCCGTGCCGCCCGCCACCCGCCGGTGGTGGGCGCTGGCACTCATCGCGACCGCCCAGTTCATGGTGATCATGGACACGTCGATCATCGGGGTGGCGCTGCCCCGCATCCAGGACGACCTGGACTTCTCCCAGGAGAGCCTGTCCTGGGTGTTCAACGCCTATGTCGTCGCCTTCGGCGGCCTGCTCCTGCTCGGCGGCCGGCTGTCGGACCTGTTCGGGGCCCGCCGGCTGTTCTCGGCCGGCTGGGTGGTCCTGCTCGCCGGCTCCGCGGTGGCCGGGGCCGCCGGCACCGTCGCCGTCGAGCTGACCGGCCGCGCCCTGCAGGGCGTCGGCGCCGCGCTCATCGCACCCGCCGCGCTCACCCTGCTGATGATGCTGTTCGGCTCCGAGCCCCGCGAGCTGACCAAGGCGCTGTCGCTCTACGGCGCCGCGGCTCCCGCCGGGGGCACCGCCGGGGTGTTCCTCGGAGGCGTCATCACCGAGTACGCGGCCTGGCCGTGGGTCTTCTACATCAACATCCCCATCGCCGTGCTGGCGCTGGCCGCCGCGCCGGCGCTGATGCCCGGCGGCGGCGGGGGCGCCCGCGGCTCGGTGGACGTGGTCGGCGCGCTCAGCGTGACCGCCGGGCTCGGCGCCCTCGTCTTCGCCGTCGTCCGCGCTCCCGAGGTCGGCTGGAGCGCCCCGGCGACCTGGGCCGTGCTGGCCGCGGGGCTCGTCCTGCTCGGCGCGTTCCTCGCCGTCCAGGCGTCCCGCCGCACCCCGCTGATGCCGCTGTCGATCTTCCGTGCGCCGAACCTGGGCGCCGCGAACCTCGCCCAGCTCCTGCTCGGCGGCGCCTGGATCCCGATGTGGTTCTTCCTGAACCTCTACCTGCAGCGGGTCCTCGGCTACAGCGCCTTCCCCGCGGGGGCCGCGCTGGTCCCGATGACCGCGCTGATCATGCTCGGGATGATCGTCCTGGCGCCGCGGGCCATCGGGCGCCTCGGTCCCAAGGGCGCCGTCGTCACCGGGCTGCTGGTGCTGGCCGCCGGCATGGGCTGGCTGGCGCTGATCCGCCCGGACGGGAACTACTGGGTGGACGTCCTGCCCGCCTCGCTGGTGGCCGCGCTGGGCATGTCGCTGGCCTTCATCCCCTCCCTGGGCACCGCGCTCTCGGCCGCCCGTCCGGAGGAGGGCGGCCTGGCGTCCGGCATCGTCAACACCAGCTACCAGGTCGGCTCGGCCCTGGGCCTGGCCGCGATGACCGCCATCGCCGCCTCCTTCGGCGCCGACCGGGTCGGCGACCTGCCCGCGCTCACCGACGGCTTCTCGGCGGCGTTCACCGGCGCGGCGCTGGTCGCCCTCGCCGGTGCGGCTTTGGCCGCCGTGACCCTGCGCACCCCGCGCCCCGAGCGCACGCCCGCGCCCGCGCCGCGGTCGGAGCACGAGAAAGCCCCGGGGCACTGA
- a CDS encoding STAS domain-containing protein encodes MGTQGIRFEAFGELVTSVDDDDGEVARVTARGELDIASSAAFGIELARLIGERGPDVVVDVSGLTFCDARGLAALVAADDLARRHGGAVTLASPRPQMAKILRLTGLDHRFAPARTPVR; translated from the coding sequence ATGGGTACGCAGGGGATCCGATTCGAGGCGTTCGGGGAGCTCGTGACGTCGGTCGACGACGATGACGGCGAGGTGGCGCGCGTGACGGCGCGCGGCGAGCTGGACATCGCCTCGTCCGCCGCTTTCGGCATCGAGCTGGCGAGGCTGATCGGTGAGCGGGGGCCCGACGTCGTGGTCGACGTCTCCGGCCTGACCTTCTGCGACGCGCGGGGCCTCGCGGCGCTCGTCGCCGCCGACGACCTCGCGCGCCGCCACGGCGGGGCCGTCACCCTGGCCTCGCCCCGTCCGCAGATGGCGAAGATCCTGCGGCTCACCGGCCTCGACCACCGGTTCGCGCCGGCCCGCACGCCCGTCCGCTGA
- a CDS encoding universal stress protein: protein MSEPIVVGTDGSDEAAGALDWAAAEAATRERPLHIVHAVESWPYKTPLFAPPETAERMTRAGRTLLAAARERVQERWPDLEIATELVAEEAWQALRAQSEKAFELVVASRGRGGFSSLLLGSTSLRLAGHSAVPVVIVRGGGADRGEVVVGIDLARQMDPVLDYAFEAAALHGARLRVVHAWQTFATLIEAGYAVDADQIEDDLRKEVVAAYQPVRRTHPGVDVADEIVLEHPVTALADASRSARLLVVGAHDRRWSAPQLGSTCHGAIHQAQCAVAVVPAH, encoded by the coding sequence ATGTCCGAGCCGATCGTCGTCGGGACCGATGGTTCCGACGAGGCGGCGGGCGCCCTCGACTGGGCCGCCGCCGAAGCAGCCACGCGTGAGCGCCCCCTGCACATCGTCCACGCTGTGGAGAGCTGGCCCTACAAGACGCCGCTCTTCGCGCCGCCCGAGACCGCCGAGCGCATGACCCGCGCGGGGCGCACGCTGCTGGCGGCGGCGCGCGAGCGGGTCCAGGAGCGGTGGCCGGACCTGGAGATCGCCACCGAGCTGGTGGCCGAGGAGGCGTGGCAGGCCCTGCGGGCGCAGTCGGAGAAGGCGTTCGAGCTGGTGGTGGCCAGCCGCGGCCGGGGTGGGTTCTCCAGCCTGCTGCTGGGGTCCACCAGCCTGCGCCTGGCCGGCCACTCCGCGGTGCCGGTCGTGATCGTGCGCGGCGGGGGCGCCGACCGCGGCGAGGTCGTCGTGGGGATCGACCTGGCCAGGCAGATGGACCCGGTCCTCGACTACGCCTTCGAGGCCGCCGCGCTCCACGGCGCCCGGCTCCGCGTCGTCCACGCGTGGCAGACGTTCGCGACGCTGATCGAGGCGGGCTACGCCGTGGACGCCGACCAGATCGAGGACGACCTGCGCAAGGAGGTCGTCGCGGCCTACCAGCCCGTCCGGCGCACGCATCCGGGGGTCGACGTCGCCGACGAGATCGTCCTCGAGCACCCGGTGACCGCGCTGGCCGACGCCTCGCGGAGCGCCCGCCTGCTGGTGGTCGGCGCCCACGACCGGCGCTGGAGCGCTCCCCAGCTCGGGTCGACCTGCCACGGGGCCATCCACCAAGCGCAGTGCGCCGTCGCCGTCGTTCCCGCCCACTGA
- a CDS encoding site-2 protease family protein, which translates to MKQTFRFGTFRGIPVGMHWSVLVIMLVIAEILARSVLPTADPGASPGARWTAAVLAAVLFMGSLAAHEFAHALVARRHGVRVGSITLWALGGLAELDGEPGTARADLQIAGVGPLASALAGGVFAGAWAAGHALGAPVIVTASLSWLAATNVLIAVFNLLPGAPLDGGRILRALLWGRGGDRASATRSAQRAGMVLGQVMIGAGLLTLLLWSWFNGLWLAVVGWFIAGSARAEARFTDLREAAKDLRVADVMTRDPDHGWAWQPAAAFVQDVAVRSRQTVFPVVGVAGDPVGAVTLDRLARVPERETGATLGDLSVPLGSDRIVDPEQPVDVLLQMAPVAGGLVAAVAADHHLLGIVTTDDLQRMMRQTRLRRGSPAPA; encoded by the coding sequence ATGAAGCAGACGTTCAGATTCGGCACCTTCCGGGGGATCCCCGTCGGGATGCACTGGTCGGTTCTGGTGATCATGCTGGTGATCGCCGAGATCCTCGCGCGCTCGGTGCTGCCCACCGCCGACCCGGGCGCGTCCCCCGGCGCGCGCTGGACGGCGGCCGTGCTGGCCGCGGTGCTGTTCATGGGCTCGCTGGCCGCGCACGAGTTCGCGCACGCGCTCGTCGCCCGCCGCCACGGCGTGCGGGTCGGCTCGATCACGCTGTGGGCGCTGGGCGGCCTCGCGGAGCTGGACGGCGAACCCGGCACCGCCCGCGCCGATCTCCAGATCGCCGGGGTCGGCCCGCTGGCCAGCGCGTTGGCCGGAGGAGTGTTCGCCGGGGCCTGGGCGGCCGGGCACGCGCTCGGCGCCCCCGTCATCGTCACCGCCTCGCTGAGCTGGCTGGCGGCGACCAACGTCCTGATCGCGGTGTTCAACCTGCTTCCGGGAGCGCCGCTGGACGGCGGGCGGATCCTGCGCGCGCTGCTGTGGGGCCGCGGCGGGGACCGGGCGAGCGCGACCCGCAGCGCCCAGCGCGCCGGGATGGTGCTCGGCCAGGTCATGATCGGCGCGGGTCTGCTGACGCTGCTGCTGTGGAGCTGGTTCAACGGGCTGTGGCTGGCCGTGGTCGGCTGGTTCATCGCCGGCTCGGCGCGGGCGGAGGCGCGCTTCACCGACCTGCGCGAGGCCGCGAAGGACCTGCGGGTCGCCGACGTCATGACGCGCGACCCCGACCACGGCTGGGCATGGCAGCCCGCGGCCGCGTTCGTCCAGGACGTGGCCGTGCGGTCCCGCCAGACGGTGTTCCCGGTCGTGGGCGTGGCGGGCGACCCCGTCGGCGCCGTCACGCTGGACCGGCTGGCCCGCGTCCCGGAGCGGGAGACCGGCGCCACCCTCGGCGACCTGAGCGTCCCGCTCGGATCCGACCGGATCGTCGACCCGGAGCAGCCCGTGGACGTCCTGCTCCAGATGGCCCCCGTGGCGGGCGGCCTCGTCGCGGCCGTCGCCGCCGACCACCACCTGCTCGGGATCGTCACCACCGACGACCTCCAGCGGATGATGCGCCAGACCCGGCTCCGCCGCGGCAGCCCCGCCCCCGCCTGA